The Acidimicrobiales bacterium genomic sequence TCGTCGTTGTTGATCACCTCGAGGGCGCCGGCCATCACGTCGGCGTTGGCGCCGCCACCGATGTCGAGGAAGTTGGCGGGCGAGCCGCCGACCTGGCTGACCACGTCGACGGTGCTCATGGCCAGGCCGGCACCGTTGGCGATGATGCCGACGCTGCCGTCGAGGCCCACGTACTGGAGGCCCTTCTCGTGCGCCGCCTCCTCGCGCTCGTCGCGCACCTGGGTGGCGTCGTACTGCTCGTAGTCGGGGTGGCGGAACAGCGCGTTGGTGTCGAGGGTGACCTTCGCGTCCAGCGCGTGCACGGCCCCGTCCGGCTTGACGATGAGCGGGTTGATCTCGACGAGGTCGGCGTCGCCCTCGACGTAGGCCCGGTAGAGCTTGAGGAGGATGTCGACGGCCCCGTCGGTGACGTCGGGGTTCAGCTTGGCGGCCAGCACCCACTCACGGCAGGCCTCGGGGGTGAGGCCGTCGACCGGGTCGATGTGGATCTTGGCGATGGCGTCGGGGTCGGTCTCGGCCACGGCCTCGATCTCCACGCCGCCCTGGGCCGAGAGCATGCCGAGGTGCTTCTTGGCCGCACGGTCGAGGGTGAAGCTGGCGTAGTACTCCTCGGCGATGTCCGAGGCGAGCTCGATCCAGAGGATCTCGACGGTGTGGCCCTTGATGTCCATGCCCAGGATGTTCTGGGCGTGCTCACGGCAGGACGCAGCGTCGTCGGCGAGCTTGATGCCGCCGGCCTTGCCGCGACCGCCGACCTGCACCTGGGCCTTCACCACGACCGGGTAGCCGATGCGGTCGGCGG encodes the following:
- the sucC gene encoding ADP-forming succinate--CoA ligase subunit beta, giving the protein MDLYEYQGKQFFASYDIPVSPGEAVTTVDDAVAAADRIGYPVVVKAQVQVGGRGKAGGIKLADDAASCREHAQNILGMDIKGHTVEILWIELASDIAEEYYASFTLDRAAKKHLGMLSAQGGVEIEAVAETDPDAIAKIHIDPVDGLTPEACREWVLAAKLNPDVTDGAVDILLKLYRAYVEGDADLVEINPLIVKPDGAVHALDAKVTLDTNALFRHPDYEQYDATQVRDEREEAAHEKGLQYVGLDGSVGIIANGAGLAMSTVDVVSQVGGSPANFLDIGGGANADVMAGALEVINNDEKVRSIFINIFGGITRGEEVANGIVQALSRVEISSPIVIRLDGTNADEGRAILAEHASDKLLSEPTMLEAARRAVALAAEGA